One Zeugodacus cucurbitae isolate PBARC_wt_2022May chromosome 3, idZeuCucr1.2, whole genome shotgun sequence genomic region harbors:
- the LOC105215259 gene encoding aspartate aminotransferase, mitochondrial, translating into MFQLTKRVAAIKAASNPLYSRRYKSWFADVKLAPPDPILGITEAFLKDKNPKKTNLGVGAYRDDDSKPWVLPSVKEAQNRVIAKNMNKEYAPIHGLADFYNKSVELALGKDSEILKNKCNATVQSLSGTGALRVGAAFLGLFWKGERVVYLPTPTWPNHKPIFMHSGLKVANYGYYDPNTRALNEQALFESLCKIPERSIVLLHACAHNPTGVDPNSEQWCEISHIMKSRHLYPFFDLAYLGFASGDIDRDAEAVRIFSAEGHQFALAQSYAKNMGLYGERVGSFTFVCSSKDEAERVTSNLKTIIRPMYSNPPVHGARIAIEIFKDEKLFCMWLDDLKTMATRTITMRKQLKETLVALGSKQSWDHITNQIGMFCYTGLKPEQVARLIKDYSIYMTKDGRIAVVGLTTKNVAYVAASIYAVTK; encoded by the exons atgtttcaacTTACAAAACGTGTCGCTGCTATTAAAGCTGCAAGTAATCCATTATACTCAAGACGTTACAA ATCATGGTTCGCGGATGTGAAGCTGGCACCACCCGATCCAATACTCGGTATCACCGAAGCTTTTTTGAAGGataaaaatcccaaaaaaactaatttaggCGTTGGAGCATATCGAGATGACGACAGCAAACCGTGGGTTTTGCCCAGTGTGAAGGAG GCACAAAATCGCGTTATAGCCAAAAATATGAACAAGGAATATGCGCCGATACATGGTTTGGCAGATTTCTATAATAAATCAGTAGAATTGGCGCTGGGAAAAGATtcggaaattttgaaaaataaatgcaatgcaACAGTGCAG agCTTAAGTGGCACCGGCGCCTTACGTGTGGGTGCCGCATTTTTGGGACTCTTCTGGAAGGGTGAGCGCGTAGTGTATTTGCCCACACCCACATGGCCGAATCACAAACCGATTTTCATGCATTCCGGTTTGAAGGTGGCCAACTATGGTTACTATGATCCAAATACGCGTGCGCTGAATGAGCAGGCGCTCTTCGAGTCGTTATGT AAAATACCCGAACGTTCAATTGTGCTGCTACATGCGTGCGCGCACAATCCCACCGGTGTGGATCCGAATTCGGAGCAATGGTGTGAAATATCGCACATAATGAAATCACGTCATTTGTATCCGTTCTTCGATTTGGCATATCTGGGTTTCGCCAGCGGTGACATTGACAGAGACGCGGAAGCGGTACGCATTTTCAGCGCCGAAGGACATCAATTTGCTTTGGCACAAAGTTATGCCAAAAATATGGGTTTATATGGTGAACGTGTCGGTTCATTTACTTTTGTTTGCAGCTCTAAGGATGAGGCGGAGCGTGTGACATCCAATTTGAAGACCATTATACGACCCATGTACTCGAATCCGCCCGTGCATGGTGCACGCATCGCAATTGAGATATTTAAGGATGAGAAACTCTTCTGCATGTGGTTGGATGATTTAAAGACAATGGCTACGCGTACCATCACGATGCGTAAGCAGTTAAAGGAGACATTAGTTGCACTCGGCTCGAAGCAGTCATGGGACCATATAACCAATCAAATCGGCATGTTCTGCTATACAGGCTTGAAGCCGGAGCAAGTGGCACGTCTTATAAAGGattatagtatttatatgacAAAGGATGGACGCATAGCAGTAGTCGGACTGACAACGAAGAATGTCGCTTATGTTGCCGCATCCATTTATGCCGTAACCAAGTAA